From the Acidobacteriota bacterium genome, the window GTGGCGTGGTTCAGGCCGCGCCGCCGGTTTTGGAAATAGGCCCGCAAATAACGCGCGCGAAATTGCCACGTGCCGTAACGGTCGTATTGCTGGCAATGCGCGATCTCGTGCGCCAGCAAGGCCAAGCCCGCAATCGTTTCGGGCTGGTAAGCGCCCTTTTGCAAATAGATGTTATCGCGGTCGGCATAACCCAGCGGGTCGCCGATGACATAACGCGGGATGCCTTCGCGCACGCGCACGCGCCGCACATCGTAGCCGGGAAAGAAGGGCTGCAAGACGTGCACCGCTTCCGGCGGCAGCGCAAAGCGGACGCGCTTCATGCCGCTTCACCCGTTTGTCCGCCTAGTTGCAACACCCGCATCAGTTGTTCGGCAAAGAATTCGACCAACGGCTGCGTCAGCATACGAAAGGCCGTCTCGGTCACGACGGCGTAGCGTTGCAACGTGACTTCGTCGTTGAAGACAAAGAGCGGCGGCAACCCGGCGCGCTCAATATAATAGCTGGCGGCCAGCAGCGCAGTGATTTCGGTGTATTGCGAGAATGGGTGCAGATCAAGCAACCGCAGAAACACGACGGCGGCCTGTTCGACCGCATGTAACTCGTTGAAGCCATCCGTCGAAAACCAGTCAAAGGCGTTGTCGAGCAAGCGCGGCAACAGCACGGCTGGTGTCGGATCGTGCAAGGCATTCAGCGGCAGCGGCGCGGTTTGGCGCAACACATTCGCGC encodes:
- a CDS encoding Fic family protein; amino-acid sequence: MELPIFNDNLKSSATWNQRLAQAQAARTSSAAAVRAEQVAQLGRRAGWASDKAALARLYAGVELVSGWAAESAPTFGMEGLLLLHRTLTGATTSANVLRQTAPLPLNALHDPTPAVLLPRLLDNAFDWFSTDGFNELHAVEQAAVVFLRLLDLHPFSQYTEITALLAASYYIERAGLPPLFVFNDEVTLQRYAVVTETAFRMLTQPLVEFFAEQLMRVLQLGGQTGEAA
- a CDS encoding DUF4157 domain-containing protein → MKRVRFALPPEAVHVLQPFFPGYDVRRVRVREGIPRYVIGDPLGYADRDNIYLQKGAYQPETIAGLALLAHEIAHCQQYDRYGTWQFRARYLRAYFQNRRRGLNHATAYWHVPFEIQARAVEDLVFETLQEQAEFSAQQMALNVSVLKLFEP